One window from the genome of Bacillus weihaiensis encodes:
- a CDS encoding threonine/serine exporter family protein: protein MVIEQIVTSFIASAAFGIIFNAPVQSIIKCGFAGMVGWIIYLALFDYTSDSVFASLLASFCIAIISQFFAKKYKTPVIIFNVSGIIPLVPGGLAYDAMRSVVENNYNLGISLAAKAFMISGAIAIGLVLSEVINQIIRKKKLKKLSIES, encoded by the coding sequence ATGGTGATCGAACAAATCGTTACTAGCTTTATCGCATCTGCAGCATTTGGCATTATTTTCAATGCGCCTGTTCAAAGCATCATAAAATGTGGATTTGCGGGAATGGTAGGCTGGATCATTTATCTTGCCCTATTTGATTACACATCAGACAGTGTGTTTGCTTCTCTCCTTGCTTCCTTTTGCATTGCGATTATTAGTCAGTTTTTTGCAAAAAAGTATAAAACACCTGTTATCATATTTAATGTATCTGGCATTATTCCTTTAGTACCTGGTGGCTTAGCATATGATGCGATGAGAAGTGTTGTTGAAAATAATTATAACCTTGGAATATCCTTAGCTGCAAAAGCCTTCATGATCTCAGGAGCAATCGCTATTGGGCTCGTCTTATCAGAGGTGATCAATCAAATTATTCGTAAAAAAAAGCTGAAAAAGCTTTCAATAGAGTCTTAA
- a CDS encoding FAD-binding oxidoreductase gives MFQALEKSLENRVILPGTDLYEEKRKVWNGAFDKHPGAIISCETEDDVVKAVNFAQEKDLHIAVRGGGHHIGGFATCDGGVLIDLSNMKSVVVDEERMVAVVEGGATLADIDAETQKYGLATPTGTVSETGIAGLALSGGLGYLRGKYGLTCDNLVGAHVVTTDGQLLSVSQTEHEDLFWAIRGGGGNFGIVTKFEFQLYQVGPEVLALDVIYDQKDAKQILQKAQSYIATAPDEVSFNITMAELPPAPFLPEFLHHKKVVMVGGMYAGDPEVGKACIKPLQELAAPIVDQTGVIPYVALQKKLDAMVPTQIPVYGTSLYFASLEEEMINTLLEKLESAPAPTSLVQLWGLSGQMNQVPVQDTAFSNRDSSFVLLLDLMDMGFGQEVCEQWVNSVYDVLFPFSNKGASYLNGIGENEQAVKKTLAENYERLLICKKKYDPNNRLRHNHNISPK, from the coding sequence ATGTTTCAAGCGTTGGAAAAAAGTTTAGAAAACCGTGTAATACTTCCAGGAACAGATCTTTATGAGGAGAAAAGAAAGGTTTGGAATGGTGCTTTTGACAAACATCCTGGTGCTATTATTAGCTGTGAAACCGAGGATGATGTAGTGAAAGCAGTGAATTTTGCACAAGAAAAGGATTTACATATTGCTGTACGTGGCGGAGGTCACCATATTGGGGGATTTGCTACATGTGATGGCGGTGTGCTAATTGATTTATCTAATATGAAGAGTGTTGTTGTAGATGAAGAACGAATGGTAGCGGTTGTTGAGGGTGGGGCGACATTAGCTGATATAGATGCTGAAACGCAGAAATATGGTTTAGCGACACCTACGGGCACTGTATCGGAAACGGGTATTGCTGGTTTAGCCTTAAGTGGTGGTCTTGGCTACCTACGGGGAAAATATGGGTTAACCTGCGATAATCTTGTTGGTGCACATGTCGTTACGACAGATGGTCAGCTTTTATCTGTTTCCCAAACGGAGCATGAGGACTTGTTCTGGGCAATCCGTGGTGGCGGCGGTAACTTCGGAATTGTGACAAAGTTTGAATTTCAGTTGTATCAAGTCGGACCAGAAGTGTTGGCTTTGGATGTGATCTATGATCAAAAGGATGCAAAGCAAATCCTTCAAAAAGCTCAAAGCTATATAGCAACAGCACCAGATGAAGTTTCTTTTAATATCACTATGGCAGAGCTTCCCCCAGCGCCATTCTTGCCTGAATTCTTACATCATAAAAAAGTCGTGATGGTCGGTGGGATGTATGCAGGTGATCCAGAAGTGGGGAAAGCATGTATTAAGCCATTGCAAGAGTTGGCGGCACCGATAGTAGATCAAACAGGTGTAATTCCCTATGTCGCTCTTCAAAAGAAACTAGATGCGATGGTTCCAACACAGATTCCTGTTTATGGCACATCTCTTTACTTTGCCTCTTTAGAGGAAGAAATGATTAATACTTTATTAGAAAAACTTGAGTCAGCACCTGCTCCGACTTCATTAGTACAGCTTTGGGGGCTAAGTGGACAGATGAATCAAGTACCAGTCCAGGATACGGCTTTCTCAAATAGAGATTCCTCATTTGTTCTATTACTAGATTTAATGGACATGGGATTCGGTCAAGAAGTATGTGAGCAGTGGGTAAACTCCGTCTATGATGTGCTTTTCCCATTTTCAAATAAAGGAGCTTCTTACTTAAATGGTATTGGTGAAAATGAGCAAGCAGTAAAGAAAACGCTAGCTGAAAATTACGAGAGATTACTTATTTGTAAGAAAAAATACGATCCAAATAATCGCTTGAGACATAATCATAATATCTCTCCTAAATAG
- a CDS encoding threonine/serine exporter family protein gives MGKPTENQAYDIIDVCLLAGKIMLRSGAETYRVEDTMMRIASAYGIEDSHSYVTPTGIIFSIGSKTPTQLVRIVDRSTDLQKVAKVNAISRQISNGDLSVAEAFAELRIIERDPHAYPIWVQIAAASIASGCFLIMFKGGWSDFLPALVCGGIGLATLIYIHQLVEIKFFAEFIAALVIGLLAVLMVSIEVGTELDKIIIGSVMPLVPGLLITNAVRDLMAGHLVSGISKGAEAFLTAFAIGAGVAVVFSFY, from the coding sequence ATGGGAAAGCCGACTGAAAATCAGGCATATGACATTATAGATGTGTGTTTGCTTGCTGGAAAAATTATGCTTAGAAGTGGTGCTGAGACGTATCGGGTGGAAGATACGATGATGCGAATTGCCTCTGCCTATGGTATTGAGGACTCTCATAGCTATGTGACACCCACGGGGATTATATTTTCAATTGGAAGTAAAACACCGACTCAGTTAGTTCGAATTGTTGATCGTTCAACGGATTTGCAAAAGGTAGCAAAGGTAAATGCAATCTCGAGACAAATCAGTAACGGTGATTTGAGCGTTGCCGAGGCATTTGCTGAGCTTAGAATTATTGAAAGAGATCCGCATGCGTATCCGATTTGGGTGCAAATTGCTGCAGCTTCTATTGCAAGTGGATGCTTTTTAATTATGTTTAAAGGTGGTTGGTCTGATTTTCTCCCTGCACTTGTGTGCGGAGGAATTGGATTAGCGACGTTAATCTATATTCATCAGCTTGTTGAGATTAAATTTTTTGCAGAATTTATTGCTGCCTTAGTGATTGGGCTGTTAGCTGTTTTAATGGTTTCGATAGAGGTAGGGACGGAGCTTGATAAGATTATTATCGGATCTGTCATGCCGCTCGTACCTGGTCTGTTAATTACAAATGCTGTGCGGGATTTAATGGCTGGACACCTAGTATCAGGAATTTCCAAAGGAGCTGAAGCTTTTCTGACAGCATTTGCGATTGGGGCTGGTGTCGCTGTTGTATTCTCGTTTTATTAA
- a CDS encoding HAAS signaling domain-containing protein codes for MNRQTFLHELSSQLKHIPNHERNDILSDFKEHYKSGLENGKSEEQISNDLGNPKVIARELLAEYRISQAESDQSVRSIFQAVVATISLSFFNMIFLLGPIVAVIAVYIALSGMALAFTLSPIAWIVSLFFNGLSHFLAEFFAILSLSSLGVLMSIGMMYVGEFLYHAILKYVKFNIRIVKGREAK; via the coding sequence ATGAATAGGCAGACATTTTTACATGAATTGTCCAGTCAGTTGAAGCATATTCCAAACCATGAACGTAACGATATTTTATCTGATTTTAAAGAGCATTATAAATCGGGTTTAGAAAATGGGAAATCAGAAGAACAAATTTCGAATGATTTGGGGAACCCCAAGGTCATAGCTAGGGAACTTCTGGCAGAATATAGAATATCACAGGCAGAATCAGATCAATCTGTGAGGAGCATATTTCAGGCAGTTGTTGCTACAATTAGTTTAAGCTTTTTCAACATGATATTTTTATTGGGACCGATAGTCGCTGTTATTGCTGTTTATATTGCGCTATCAGGGATGGCGTTAGCTTTCACTTTATCTCCAATTGCATGGATTGTTTCACTATTTTTCAATGGGCTGAGTCATTTTTTAGCAGAATTTTTTGCCATTCTGTCACTCAGTAGCTTAGGTGTATTAATGAGTATTGGGATGATGTATGTTGGGGAATTTCTGTATCATGCCATATTAAAATATGTAAAGTTTAATATACGAATTGTAAAAGGGAGAGAAGCAAAATGA
- a CDS encoding uroporphyrinogen-III synthase, whose protein sequence is MRRLTGKTIALAGQRKSEELAKLVENLGGKALIRPAQGTVFLDDSNVEKEIKALVTGDFDWLIFTTGIGTDKLYQTATNMGLEKEFVAALHKAKIAARGYKTVNVLKKLGIKPDVRDDDGSTAGLVRELKAHSLNGCRVALQLHGDPAPFLIEHLEEEQAEYREILPYKHIPPKQEVMKQLVEEILEGQLDAVNFTSTPQARFLMAYAKEQGLEKEVLQAFDNDVIAVSVGKVTAQALREVGITRMVVPEEERMGSAIIALVHYFQEKETETENHG, encoded by the coding sequence TTGAGACGTTTAACAGGTAAAACAATTGCGCTTGCAGGTCAAAGAAAATCGGAGGAACTAGCCAAGCTAGTTGAAAATTTGGGTGGAAAAGCACTGATTCGGCCAGCACAGGGAACCGTTTTTTTAGACGATTCGAATGTGGAAAAAGAGATAAAAGCACTTGTTACAGGTGATTTTGATTGGTTAATCTTCACAACAGGAATTGGTACAGATAAGCTCTATCAAACAGCTACTAACATGGGACTCGAAAAAGAGTTTGTTGCTGCACTACATAAAGCAAAGATTGCGGCGCGAGGCTACAAAACGGTAAATGTGTTAAAAAAGCTTGGTATTAAGCCTGATGTTCGTGATGACGACGGAAGTACAGCGGGGTTAGTGAGAGAGTTGAAAGCACATTCTTTAAATGGGTGTCGTGTTGCTCTGCAGCTTCATGGAGATCCTGCTCCTTTCCTTATTGAACACTTAGAAGAAGAGCAAGCGGAGTATCGTGAAATCCTTCCTTACAAGCATATCCCACCTAAGCAAGAGGTCATGAAGCAGCTTGTTGAAGAAATTTTAGAAGGGCAACTAGATGCTGTGAATTTCACTAGTACTCCTCAAGCTCGATTCCTAATGGCTTATGCTAAAGAACAGGGATTGGAGAAAGAAGTGTTACAAGCCTTTGACAATGATGTTATAGCTGTTTCAGTCGGAAAGGTCACAGCACAAGCCCTCCGTGAGGTTGGAATCACGAGAATGGTTGTGCCAGAAGAAGAGAGGATGGGAAGTGCCATTATTGCATTAGTTCATTACTTTCAAGAAAAAGAAACAGAGACCGAAAACCATGGATAA
- a CDS encoding alanine-zipper protein, whose amino-acid sequence MLGSAVFVGIARIADRALRIADRALRIADRALKIADRALKIADRALKIADRALKIADRAPKIADRALKIADRAPRITDRALKITERALKITDNPTITLVNRLCEIELGFGSPSG is encoded by the coding sequence ATGCTGGGTAGCGCGGTATTTGTCGGTATTGCCCGAATCGCGGATAGAGCACTAAGAATCGCGGATAGAGCACTAAGAATCGCGGATAGAGCCCTGAAAATCGCGGATAGAGCACTGAAAATCGCGGATAGAGCACTGAAAATCGCGGATAGAGCCCTGAAAATCGCGGATAGAGCACCGAAAATCGCGGATAGAGCCCTGAAAATCGCGGATAGAGCACCGAGAATCACGGATAGAGCCCTGAAAATCACAGAAAGAGCTCTAAAAATCACAGATAACCCGACGATTACGCTTGTAAACAGACTATGTGAGATAGAGTTGGGTTTTGGCTCGCCTTCTGGATGA
- a CDS encoding PadR family transcriptional regulator: protein MNVQFKKGVLELCVLVLISKKDQYGYELAQNISKRIDVAEGTLYPLLRRLTKEDYFTTYLVESTEGPSRKYYRLTEKGREYMEGLVSEWRAFSVSVTDLIEEGLRDE, encoded by the coding sequence TTGAATGTTCAGTTTAAAAAAGGAGTTCTTGAGCTATGCGTCTTGGTGCTTATTTCTAAAAAGGATCAATATGGATATGAGCTGGCTCAGAATATCTCAAAACGAATTGATGTGGCAGAGGGAACCTTATATCCACTTTTACGACGGTTGACTAAAGAAGATTATTTTACAACGTACTTAGTGGAATCAACGGAGGGTCCATCAAGGAAGTATTACAGGCTTACAGAAAAAGGAAGGGAGTATATGGAGGGTCTTGTTAGTGAATGGAGAGCATTTAGTGTAAGTGTTACGGATTTAATTGAGGAGGGCTTGAGAGATGAATAG
- the purU gene encoding formyltetrahydrofolate deformylase: protein MKSYIKNQINEFKEKNQNRGRLLVSCPDQPGIVSTISKFLYSHQANIIESSQYSTNPEGGTFFIRIEFECPNLKEKAAEMELQFAELAKEFNMEWNLTHVYNVKKVAIFVSKELHCLLELLWEWQSGDLMADIALVISNHVEAKEAVEALNIPFYHIPANKDIREQVEKEQLQLVETYKIDLIILARYMQILTPTFVSANPNKIINIHHSFLPAFIGARPYERAYDRGVKLIGATSHYVTNDLDEGPIIEQDISRVDHRANVDSLKKIGRSVERSVLARAVKWHLEDRILVHDNKTIVF from the coding sequence ATGAAATCCTATATAAAAAATCAGATTAATGAATTTAAAGAAAAAAATCAAAATAGAGGGCGACTACTTGTTAGCTGTCCTGACCAGCCTGGTATTGTCTCGACTATTTCAAAATTTTTGTATTCTCATCAAGCAAACATCATTGAGTCAAGTCAGTACTCAACAAATCCAGAGGGTGGAACATTCTTTATTCGTATTGAATTTGAATGTCCGAATTTAAAAGAAAAAGCAGCTGAAATGGAGCTGCAATTTGCAGAATTAGCGAAAGAATTTAACATGGAATGGAACTTAACGCATGTTTATAATGTGAAAAAAGTGGCCATTTTTGTTTCAAAAGAACTTCACTGCCTACTTGAACTACTATGGGAATGGCAAAGTGGAGATTTAATGGCAGATATCGCACTTGTCATTAGTAACCATGTAGAGGCTAAAGAAGCGGTTGAAGCGTTAAATATTCCGTTCTATCACATTCCAGCTAACAAAGATATTCGTGAACAAGTGGAAAAAGAACAGCTTCAACTAGTAGAAACATATAAGATTGACTTAATTATCCTAGCTCGTTACATGCAAATTTTAACACCGACGTTTGTTAGTGCAAATCCTAACAAAATTATTAATATCCACCACTCCTTCTTACCAGCCTTTATTGGAGCACGTCCATATGAAAGAGCCTATGACCGAGGAGTGAAATTAATTGGAGCAACATCACATTATGTAACAAATGATCTTGATGAAGGTCCAATTATTGAACAGGACATCAGCCGTGTGGACCATCGTGCTAATGTAGATAGTCTAAAGAAAATTGGTCGATCAGTGGAAAGAAGTGTTCTAGCGCGTGCAGTGAAATGGCACCTAGAAGATCGTATTTTAGTTCATGATAATAAAACCATTGTTTTTTAA
- a CDS encoding DMT family transporter, whose amino-acid sequence MKKNSKLPIYITLVFVMLTWGLNVTATKLLVTSFSPITMTALRIFTAAGGVFILLGFLRLLRKPTKSEWFAILICSLFNVVGHHYFLSVGLQETSASNAGLILGMGPILTTIMAIVFLKNKVTFIRFLGIIFGFVGISFIILHNGKALQGISIGDVQIFLSILLQAFSFIMIKKVSATLDPRLMTGYMLLIGSGILFGFSLVMEPNGLQSMTKGNMGIWIIFFASAFLATSVGHMIYNYAIGKVGPSETSIFINLNPFFALVGASLFLHEQITLIQVIGFIFIIFGVVLGSGGLEELLRYRKKQRQRVILSR is encoded by the coding sequence ATGAAGAAAAATAGCAAGCTTCCTATCTATATCACTTTAGTCTTTGTGATGCTGACCTGGGGATTAAATGTGACAGCGACTAAGCTTTTAGTTACCAGCTTTTCACCTATAACAATGACAGCGCTGAGAATCTTTACTGCTGCAGGAGGTGTGTTTATCCTATTAGGCTTCCTGCGATTATTACGAAAGCCAACTAAATCAGAATGGTTTGCGATCCTTATTTGTTCTCTTTTCAATGTGGTAGGACACCACTACTTTTTATCCGTCGGTTTACAAGAAACCTCGGCTTCCAATGCAGGGCTCATACTAGGTATGGGGCCAATCTTAACAACTATCATGGCCATTGTATTTCTTAAAAATAAAGTGACCTTCATACGTTTTTTGGGAATCATTTTCGGGTTTGTAGGAATTTCTTTTATTATTTTACACAATGGAAAAGCACTTCAAGGTATATCAATTGGAGATGTTCAGATCTTTTTATCCATCCTCCTACAGGCCTTTAGCTTTATCATGATTAAAAAAGTTTCTGCAACCTTAGATCCTAGATTGATGACCGGCTATATGCTCCTTATAGGGTCCGGTATTTTATTTGGTTTCAGTCTGGTAATGGAACCAAATGGACTCCAAAGTATGACAAAAGGCAATATGGGCATTTGGATCATTTTCTTTGCCTCAGCTTTTTTAGCCACCTCTGTTGGTCATATGATATACAATTACGCAATTGGAAAAGTTGGACCATCTGAAACGTCTATATTTATCAATTTAAATCCATTTTTTGCATTAGTAGGCGCCTCTTTATTTTTACATGAACAGATTACACTTATACAAGTCATAGGATTCATCTTCATCATATTCGGTGTAGTTCTAGGTTCTGGAGGGCTTGAAGAATTATTGCGGTATAGAAAAAAGCAACGCCAGAGAGTGATTCTCTCTCGGTAA